In a genomic window of Nothobranchius furzeri strain GRZ-AD chromosome 14, NfurGRZ-RIMD1, whole genome shotgun sequence:
- the xirp2b gene encoding xin actin-binding repeat-containing protein 2 isoform X1 translates to MYRAAVSKRADNTIPSGVMEESDVCSLPGGFASVRKLFQSQETATSQNVTQFHFHHRTQQEMSTSEVTVSGGSRQVIPGSQQLHFQETMVTSGGNALVSSYENEAEEEIPRYTTKELRDHFERTIEEAASQKPMKIGRNISQSKWSSNVTQSNTGTSEGHKEFTSEATQGVVTVMDEDFPPPPAEDSEYLPPPPPDLLQMPSDSENSPAGHYSHEPPEPVNPPRQPFNREAYFKQQSMSELKRLYKHIHPEVRKNIEKEVYCEYGEGENNQADNQEYTYEDDGGSPDEMNDEEYEEWEEILPGEVQAMRWMFENKPLDAIKDETPDEDGDGKKITEQEIIVGRDVRRTALMFETKSIDELGSLKTNSTEYRNKFNKFDKGDVRAAAWLFETQTMDTLNKMHKEEDLTKEVVFTEEDGNATICMIENKFMEGLGHTETTDESHLLNLRSELEEITGDFKTITSTFDTQFRCAIMGQSGQMLEIKSVRKIETELENSIASRWLFDTQPLDLANGEFAPLKLVCSLSMEDNSKGDWGRWLFEIKTLSSLSEWKNLQMETNEIVRADVRKHCLIFETQPADSLKDDSNARLQSIEDVIGGNVRSARDFFESSPQTARKICPEVGKLKKASEGEEVKGDVRHQKWRFESQPLEQIREEKKDIIRTINVSEDLTQEDGTSCRADVRRNCWMFETQPMDTLKDDSNTRPSTKEEVIAGNVRSAREYFEMVPGEDMKELAEVGKLKKTFDLNEERGDVRHQKWLFESQPLEEIREEKKEIVRTIDLEEIDKVDVSNYKQIFESTHLNTNVESQKIHIEGITSGSVESNKNLFESSSLYAMQDSSGHFHEVKTVRREEVVKGDVKTYKWMFETRPIDQFDDGIEKYQIIKGISKQEVESGDVKTAKWLFETQPLDAIKYFSNIEEEETVGMTKNLDVVKGDVKTCKWLFETKPMDILYERVELKGKGESEEIRKGDVKTCTWLFETQALDAIHEETETVLQTRTLNDEEIRGKDVKTACFLFETENLEDLSGEEKGSYKRVTEIDIESGDVSRKKYIFENQTFDIMSSTSEEVMQKLKRVQNEDIQRGNVVNCKWLFENQSIDTIHDSEEKDMINRTVNDVQRGDVDKSRFIFETFSLDKIHEVSSETEGMKIQKIVCDEDEKGDVRNYTMMFETLPLYAIQDKEGHYHEVTTVTSEEVKQGDVVGTRWLFETKPLDAIKDTDEVYVIKSVTQQDMQKGDVMSAKWKFETQPLDKIADESKPLIKTVEDIQRGNVRVNKQRFEADATSEASVRTVNVSEIQKGDVRTAKWRFETQSIDQIRSMSSENLIETVKKEDVAKGDVKQSVWLFEKTPLDHIKESEEDENTTLNPKEIPKADVKTTTWLFETTPLNDFNETIIEKTEILGKSIKGTLEELYSQKMVKSKGILIEADEIGDIRMAKYKLMNKEAPEIQREEIIRGDLQTIMMNLLDRHEQKEQHIVIDSEEKGNISSTVQQLFSQERASNVEKEEILRGDIQDALTNLFNERGSAKQGILIQEDEKGDVQMTIYSLLHKHENVNVEREKIVKGNIKSALERLSSSDKPDEALKIKVDDTEKGNVNFYSTCIESGALDYLKQLQLDPEDTPETLDAAKREQIIGGDIKGTKSILSRNQSQIERTVEDVIPGDVHNALKVFMSEPTVSLERIQKEEIVKGDLRAALNSLSDSVKQTVTVEKEEVVKGNIPKALLCLEKAQRSYKEVEKPDIIPGNIRGALRSLEKSATSRVEAAVEDLVPGDVKATLKSLELATKTVKEFEKEEIVKGDIQTAMLNLQDASTERRKYQQEIDVQGDVKGTIQLFMESPPSPTMQQSLSLEGDIKGDIKMSIKSLYDTQEQTQMEKEEVIKGDVKGTIKSLLETAQREASKIKHGAYRRVKVKQGPSAKNMKPDGQRNIQKIKTAKQAATNENHSITNETDVQINVCSLETSAKKSTVVEHKTITQNHGIKTVKTEFRNLKSNPKGMKMGKTKVKTDYYTFKSQAPEPDLPLPPPPPPMTDTDLLPPPPPSPLPASVDTYADLLPPPPPPLTGEQDFLPPPPSQQELESMPAQPMKATKMTVKKVKAPVLHQVPKLETKVELTEKKVEVDLNHLKTTTDVSKTILHEIPLLSSESPQPLKKVYITPVKFTPPPSPPPSMRGKSSKFNTPLIKAEEKFRNLKEENTPPTTPSPTFMHDSVSAALEMLSNKEHSIYSTAGIAQEGDETVTAGAHLDTSLCDFSKQAVASNNTQSNKKIAAESTAISSAKQQILTNETRVVAVQKTSSVSAVKQRMQISTQEALSISSKQSAQPGLSEEVLISVTDAAKKESKSHKTKDSSKSKDEDDIHHQKVPETETKPNNFPRKTDKHENASKSPRDDKEKTHASSNGQGTVSKEPTQTEKTTLNTNGKSGKQKMKKNGSKQEKQAEIKVSTESEKKSVSQDLKVEVKEAAKTKQEINKVTPAPPASNADNQPGTPTPAKKKKKSKKSKGGAQQGPPKETLSDSKIETKEAKKETSETIQQNQETTAVKQLQKSFKEEQIRGDVKTADRKDDQNSHQERHFQKLERETQKKEGTVTQQSTEEQPKEIRDAPITMTAMPELNELVKSTTERTKEPQAQEVQVLISQITEIESTLEKTESKSVKGLLNSLPDWLLTPESKREMKQSVAESDAQKNKDIISNERTLAEENVVPLSNETIDEHEWELGSEKAFGEATRISKISIGSTKIETQIQKTTSHEIRKEEMSFCKSVDLRAPSPSLRVRPPSPTFITIESMRRTDSPQRVTPSPTLLHRPPTPPTPPPRRCDTPTSRITRITPSPTFDKAENLARLKDTTMKLSRVVTPPPILSNQIPEKKSEIVESPTTFHRQIKIDSQTLDASETLTNTQRIDTRVNEFHVLELNSTPSSSNNHMTQDQNESDPAEDPDDFEPSAASVKEKRNFFEEAQKAERNKVYVRKEPITITERLGPEIELCEDDSKNKEKDEPLREDLSGLVNKFEFPEEKLAERVHGGTESADCDEERTNILQKEKPSFNIQALKDVFKLGEQISSFKVEEKDQEEFLSSLSETAADTSKPESPGESKRGSRQSTPLPFQKNKAETVPAPPGPFSETKTITEHFSNVDEFGNKVTGTLTAFTQHSESISTQQVPFSYADVVKRKAAKGTETYDEDATEQLLRNFHKTWTESEVVFKNLGYTVSEEATSQAESRQMEKASSGSSPEVGALHYVPEESLSDGCCDSRQKKVP, encoded by the exons ATGTACCGGGCAGCTGTCTCCAAGCGAGCAGACAACACCATCCCCAGCGGG GTCATGGAGGAGTCAGACGTCTGTTCTCTGCCTGGGGGATTTGCAAGCGTGAGGAAACTATTTCAAAGCCAGGAAACGGCAACATCCCAAAATGTAACTCAGTTTCATTTCCACCACAGAACACAACAG GAAATGTCAACCTCAGAGGTGACGGTGTCAGGTGGCAGCAGGCAGGTCATCCCAGGCAGTCAACAGCTACATTTCCAAGAAACTATG GTGACAAGCGGTGGCAACGCCTTGGTATCCAGTTATGAAAATGAAGCAG AAGAGGAGATTCCCAGGTACACCACTAAAGAGCTAAGAGATCACTTTGAAAGAACAATAGAAGAAGCTGCTTCTCAAAAACCAATGAAG ATTGGACGCAACATCAGTCAATCTAAGTGGTCCTCAAATGTGACTCAAAGCAACACAGGGACCAGTGAAGGACACAAAGAATTCACTAGTGAAGCAACACAAGGCGTAGTCACAGTGATGGATGAAGACTTTCCACCCCCTCCAGCTGAGGACTCTGAGTATCTTCCACCCCCTCCTCCAGACTTATTACAAATGCCATCAGACAGTGAAAATAGTCCAGCAGGCCATTACTCACACGAGCCTCCAGAGCCGGTAAACCCGCCCAGACAACCATTCAACAGAGAAGCTTACTTTAAGCAGCAGAGTATGTCTGAGCTGAAACGTCTTTACAAACACATTCATCCAGAGGTTCGTAAAAATATTGAGAAAGAGGTCTACTGTGAATACGGTGAAGGTGAGAACAACCAAGCAGACAACCAGGAATACACGTACGAGGATGATGGCGGCAGCCCCGACGAAATGAATGATGAGGAatatgaggaatgggaggagatTCTTCCAGGGGAAGTACAAGCTATGCGCTGGATGTTTGAAAATAAACCACTGGATGCCATTAAAGACGAAACTCCCGATGAGGATGGAGACGGCAAGAAAATAACCGAACAGGAAATAATTGTTGGAAGAGATGTGAGACGCACAGCACTGATGTTTGAGACTAAGTCAATAGATGAGCTGGGCTCACTGAAGACCAACTCAACAGAATATAGAAACAAATTCAACAAATTTGACAAGGGTGATGTCCGTGCTGCAGCATGGCTGTTTGAGACCCAAACTATGGACACTCTGAACAAAATGCACAAGGAGGAGGATTTAACAAAAGAGGTTGTGTTTACTGAAGAGGATGGAAATGCTACTATTTGCATGATAGAGAATAAATTCATGGAAGGTCTTGGCCACACTGAGACCACTGATGAGAGCCACCTTCTGAACCTACGGTCAGAGTTAGAGGAAATTACTGGAGATTTTAAAACTATAACAAGTACATTTGACACTCAGTTTAGGTGTGCCATCATGGGGCAATCGGGCCAGATGCTGGAAATAAAGTCTGTGCGCAAAATTGAAACAGAATTGGAAAACTCAATTGCTTCACGGTGGCTTTTTGATACCCAACCCCTAGATTTGGCAAACGGGGAGTTTGCTCCTTTGAAACTTGTGTGTAGTCTTTCCATGGAGGACAACAGTAAAGGAGACTGGGGCAGATGGCTTTTTGAGATAAAGACTTTAAGTTCTCTCAGTGAATGGAAAAATTTACAAATGGAGACTAACGAGATCGTCAGAGCCGATGTGCGTAAACACTGCTTGATTTTTGAAACACAGCCAGCTGATTCTCTTAAGGATGACTCCAACGCCAGACTTCAGTCTATTGAAGACGTTATTGGGGGCAACGTTAGATCGGCAAGAGACTTTTTTGAAAGCAGCCCTCAAACAGCCAGGAAAATTTGCCCCGAGGTCGGAAAACTAAAGAAGGCATCAGAAGGTGAAGAAGTGAAAGGGGATGTGAGACACCAAAAATGGCGCTTTGAGAGTCAACCTCTGGAGCAAATAAGAGAGGAGAAGAAAGATATAATCCGTACGATAAATGTCAGTGAAGACCTCACACAGGAGGATGGCACAAGCTGCAGGGCAGATGTTCGCAGGAACTGTTGGATGTTTGAGACACAGCCGATGGATACGTTAAAAGACGATTCAAACACCCGTCCTTCAACAAAAGAAGAAGTCATTGCGGGTAATGTGAGATCGGCCAGAGAATACTTTGAAATGGTTCCGGGTGAAGACATGAAGGAGTTGGCAGAAGTGGGCAAATTAAAGAAAACATTTGATCTTAATGAGGAGAGAGGGGATGTTAGGCATCAAAAGTGGCTATTTGAAAGCCAACCGCTGGAGGAAATTAGAGAGGAAAAGAAAGAAATTGTACGAACAATTGATTTGGAAGAAATTGATAAAGTGGATGTGTCAAATTACAAGCAAATCTTTGAGAgcacacatttaaacactaatgtagAATCTCAAAAGATTCACATTGAGGGTATTACATCAGGTTCTGTTGAGTCAAATAAGAACCTGTTTGAGTCCTCATCACTGTATGCCATGCAAGACAGCTCTGGACATTTCCACGAAGTTAAAACTGTGCGTCGTGAGGAGGTTGTGAAAGGGGATGTAAAGACCTACAAATGGATGTTTGAAACACGGCCAATTGATCAGTTTGATGATGGTATTGAAAAGTACCAGATTATAAAGGGTATATCAAAGCAAGAAGTAGAATCTGGAGACGTTAAAACTGCTAAGTGGCTCTTCGAAACGCAGCCTCTTGATGCTATCAAGTACTTCAGCaatattgaagaagaagaaactgtGGGAATGACTAAAAACCTTGATGTTGTGAAGGGGGATGTGAAAACCTGTAAGTGGCTGTTTGAAACGAAACCAATGGACATCCTGTATGAAAGAGTGGAGTTAAAAGGCAAAGGCGAATCTGAGGAAATACGCAAGGGAGATGTCAAAACCTGCACGTGGCTGTTTGAGACGCAAGCACTAGATGCGATCCATGAAGAAACAGAAACAGTTTTGCAAACACGGACTTTAAATGACGAGGAGATCAGAGGAAAGGATGTGAAAACGGCCTGTTTTCTCTTTGAAACTGAGAATCTGGAGGACCTATCTGGGGAAGAGAAAGGGTCTTATAAACGCGTCACAGAGATAGACATTGAGTCTGGAGATGTGTCACGGAAAAAGTATATTTTTGAGAACCAAACGTTTGATATCATGTCTTCTACATCTGAGGAAGTGATGCAAAAGCTCAAGAGAGTTCAGAATGAGGACATACAAAGAGGGAATGTTGTAAACTGCAAATGGCTTTTTGAGAACCAGTCCATTGACactatacatgacagtgaagagaAAGATATGATTAACCGCACTGTGAATGATGTGCAAAGAGGAGACGTGGACAAGAGTCGGTTTATTTTTGAGACTTTTTCCTTGGATAAAATCCATGAGGTTTCCTCTGAAACAGAAGGGATGAAGATCCAAAAAATCGTCTGCGATGAGGACGAGAAAGGCGACGTGAGAAATTATACGATGATGTTTGAAACCCTGCCTCTTTATGCCATTCAGGACAAAGAAGGCCATTACCACGAGGTCACAACTGTCACAAGCGAGGAGGTAAAACAGGGAGATGTCGTTGGAACGCGATGGTTGTTTGAAACCAAGCCACTCGATGCCATCAAAGACACCGACGAAGTTTACGTAATCAAATCCGTAACACAACAGGACATGCAAAAGGGAGATGTCATGTCTGCTAAGTGGAAATTTGAGACACAACCTCTCGACAAGATTGCTGATGAAAGCAAGCCTTTAATAAAAACAGTGGAGGATATCCAAAGAGGCAACGTTAGAGTGAATAAACAGCGTTTTGAGGCTGACGCCACGTCAGAGGCATCTGTTCGGACAGTTAATGTCAGTGAAATTCAAAAAGGTGACGTCAGGACAGCAAAATGGAGATTTGAAACCCAGTCCATTGATCAAATAAGAAGCATGAGCTCTGAAAATCTTATTGAAACGGTTAAAAAGGAGGATGTGGCAAAGGGAGATGTCAAACAATCAGTCTGGCTCTTTGAGAAAACTCCTCTTGACCACATTAAAGAGTCAGAAGAGGATGAGAACACAACTCTTAATCCAAAGGAGATTCCCAAAGCGGATGTGAAGACAACAACATGGCTCTTTGAAACCACACCATTAAATGACTTTAATGAGACTATAATAGAAAAGACTGAAATATTGGGCAAAAGCATCAAGGGAACTCTTGAGGAACTTTATAGTCAGAAAATGGTGAAGTCAAAGGGAATACTAATTGAGGCTGATGAAATTGGTGATATAAGAATGGCAAAGTACAAGCTAATGAATAAGGAGGCTCCAGAGATTCAACGGGAAGAAATTATCAGGGGAGATCTGCAGACAATAATGATGAACCTCCTGGATAGACACGAACAAAAGGAGCAGCATATAGTCATTGATTCGGAGGAGAAGGGAAATATCAGCTCAACAGTGCAACAACTATTCAGCCAAGAAAGAGCTAGCAATGTTGAAAAAGAGGAAATACTGCGTGGCGATATCCAAGACGCTCTTACAAACCTCTTCAATGAGCGTGGATCAGCAAAACAGGGGATACTCATCCAGGAAGATGAAAAAGGAGATGTGCAGATGACAATATATTCCCTTTTGCATAAACATGAGAATGTTAATGTTGAAAGGGAAAAAATTGTAAAAGGAAACATAAAGAGCGCTCTTGAAAGGCTGTCAAGCTCAGACAAGCCAGACGAGGCTCTGAAAATAAAGGTGGATGACACTGAAAAAGGAAATGTTAATTTTTACTCAACATGCATTGAATCTGGGGCGCTTGACTATCTTAAACAGCTCCAATTAGACCCTGAGGACACTCCTGAGACACTTGATGCAGCAAAAAGAGAGCAGATCATTGGAGGAGACATCAAGGGCACTAAATCCATCCTGAGTCGCAATCAATCGCAAATTGAGCGCACAGTAGAGGATGTTATCCCGGGAGATGTCCACAATGCACTGAAAGTTTTCATGTCCGAGCCAACGGTCTCACTGGAAAGAATCCAAAAAGAGGAGATAGTCAAAGGAGATTTAAGGGCTGCTTTGAACTCTTTGTCTGACTCAGTGAAGCAGACAGTTACAGTGGAAAAGGAGGAGGTGGTGAAAGGCAACATCCCGAAAGCTCTGCTGTGTTTGGAGAAGGCTCAGAGAAGTTACAAGGAGGTGGAAAAGCCGGACATAattccaggaaacatcagaggggCTCTAAGATCTCTTGAGAAATCAGCAACATCGAGAGTCGAAGCTGCTGTTGAGGATTTGGTTCCCGGAGATGTGAAGGCCACACTAAAATCCCTCGAACTGGCAACGAAAACTGTGAAGGAATTTGAAAAGGAAGAAATTGTGAAAGGGGACATTCAAACAGCAATGCTAAATCTACAAGATGCCTCCACTGAGAGGAGAAAGTATCAACAGGAAATAGATGTTCAAGGAGATGTAAAAGGGACGATTCAGCTCTTCATGGAGTCTCCACCCTCGCCGACGATGCAGCAGAGCCTGAGCCTCGAGGGTGACATAAAGGGTGACATCAAAATGTCAATCAAGTCATTGTATGATACACAGGAGCAGACCCAGATGGAGAAAGAAGAAGTGATAAAGGGTGACGTTAAAGGCACTATTAAATCACTTTTGGAAACGGCCCAACGTGAAGCTTCCAAAATCAAACATGGAGCGTACCGAAGAGTTAAAGTTAAGCAGGGTCCTTCAGCGAAAAACATGAAGCCTGACGGACAAAGGAACATACAAAAGATAAAAACAGCTAAACAGGCTGCAACTAATGAAAATCACTCCATCACAAACGAAACTGATGTCCAAATAAATGTATGTTCTCTAGAGACATCTGCTAAGAAATCAACGGTGGTGGAGCACAAAACCATCACCCAAAACCACGGCATCAAGACTGTAAAAACAGAGTTTCGCAATCTGAAATCCAACCCAAAGGGGATGAAAATGGGAAAAACCAAGGTCAAAACTGATTATTACACATTCAAGTCACAAGCACCAGAgcctgatctgcctctcccacCTCCACCTCCACCGATGACAGACACTGACCttcttcctcctccacctcccagtCCTCTTCCTGCCTCTGTTGATACATATGCTGATCTCCTTCCTCCCCCACCGCCACCTCTAACAGGTGAGCAGGACTTTCTCCCACCTCCTCCATCCCAACAAGAGCTGGAGAGTATGCCAGCTCAACCAATGAAAGCAACGAAAATGACAGTCAAGAAAGTTAAAGCTCCAGTTTTGCACCAAGTTCCAAAGCTGGAGACAAAAGTTGAATTAACAGAGAAAAAAGTGGAAGTTGACCTAAATCATCTTAAAACAACTACAGATGTATCTAAAACCATTCTGCATGAAATCCCGCTTCTATCGTCCGAATCACCACAGCCTTTGAAGAAGGTTTACATCACTCCAGTGAAATTTACTCCCCCACCTTCCCCTCCTCCCTCAATGAGAGGGAAAAGCAGTAAATTCAACACACCGTTAATAAAAGCTGAAGAGAAGTTCCGGAATCTAAAGGAGGAAAACACACCTCCAACTACCCCATCTCCCACCTTCATGCACGACTCCGTCAGTGCTGCTCTTGAAATGCTTTCTAATAAAGAGCATTCGATTTACAGCACCGCAGGAATCGCACAGGAAGGGGATGAAACAGTAACAGCAGGTGCTCATTTGGACACTTCATTGTGCGATTTTTCCAAGCAGGCTGTGGCCTCAAATAACACCCAAAGCAATAAGAAAATCGCTGCAGAATCTACGGCCATTTCTTCTGCAAAACAGCAAATCCTAACAAACGAGACAAGAGTTGTTGCCGTTCAAAAGACGTCATCCGTCTCTGCTGTTAAACAACGCATGCAAATCAGCACACAGGAAGCGCTTTCTATTTCATCCAAACAATCAGCTCAGCCTGGCCTCTCTGAAGAAGTGCTGATTTCAGTCACTGATGCTGCAAAGAAAGAGTCTAAAAGTCATAAAACAAAAGACTCAAGCAAATCAAAAGATGAAGATGACATTCATCACCAAAAAGTACCTGAAACAGAAACAAAACCCAACAATTTTCCGAGAAAAACTGATAAACACGAAAATGCATCTAAATCACCTAGAGATGACAAGGAGAAAACACACGCTTCCTCCAATGGACAAGGAACTGTTTCTAAAGAGCCTACTCAAACAGAGAAGACAACTCTCAATACAAATGGGAAATCGGGCAAACAGAAGATGAAAAAGAATGGCAGCAAACAAGAGAAGCAAGCAGAGATAAAAGTGTCTACTGAGAGTGAGAAAAAGAGCGTTTCCCAAGATTTGAAAGTAGAAGTGAAGGAAGCTGCAAAGACAAAACAGGAGATAAACAAAGTTACTCCAGCGCCTCCCGCAAGCAATGCTGACAACCAACCAGGGACCCCGACTCCagcaaagaagaaaaagaaatctaAAAAGTCTAAAGGGGGTGCACAGCAAGGTCCGCCTAAAGAAACCCTGTCGGATTCAAAGATAGAAACAAAAGAGGCCAAGAAAGAAACATCTGAAACAATCCAACAAAACCAGGAAACAACTGCAGTCAAACAACTTCAAAAAAGCTTCAAAGAAGAGCAAATAAGAGGAGACGTTAAAACCGCTGATAGAAAGGATGATCAGAATTCCCACCAGGAAAGACACTTTCAAAAGCtagagagggaaactcaaaaaaaAGAAGGGACGGTTACTCAGCAGAGCACAGAGGAACAACCAAAAGAAATCAGGGATGCCCCAATTACAATGACAGCCATGCCAGAACTAAATGAACTCGTAAAATCCACCACAGAAAGAACAAAGGAACCTCAGGCACAAGAGGTCCAAGTGTTAATCTCTCAAATCACAGAGATAGAAAGTACTTTAGAGAAGACGGAGTCTAAATCTGTGAAAGGTCTGCTGAACTCGCTGCCAGACTGGCTGCTGACTCCTGAAAGCAAACGTGAGATGAAGCAAAGTGTTGCAGAAAGCGATGCtcagaaaaacaaagacattatTTCAAATGAGAGGACACTTGCAGAAGAAAATGTGGTGCCTTTGTCAAATGAAACAATAGATGAGCATGAATGGGAGCTGGGTTCTGAGAAAGCATTTGGAGAAGCAACCAGAATATCCAAGATTAGCATTGGTTCGACCAAAATTGAGACACAAATTCAGAAAACAACCTCACACGAAATCAGGAAGGAGGAGATGAGTTTTTGCAAATCGGTTGACCTTCGAGCTCCGTCGCCTTCACTCAGGGTGCGGCCTCCTTCTCCAACATTTATCACCATCGAGTCCATGCGGAGAACAGACTCCCCCCAGAGAGTCACTCCGTCCCCCACGCTGCTGCACAGGCCTCCCACACCTCCAACACCGCCGCCGCGCAGGTGCGACACCCCAACGTCACGCATCACGAGAATCACACCTTCTCCAACTTTTGATAAGGCGGAGAATCTGGCTCGGCTTAAAGACACAACTATGAAACTGTCGCGGGTCGTCACCCCACCACCAATACTCTCCAATCAAATTCCAGAAAAGAAATCGGAGATTGTGGAATCTCCTACAACGTTCCACCGGCAAATCAAAATTGATTCCCAGACATTAGATGCTTCAGAGACTTTGACTAACACTCAGAGGATTGACACCAGGGTAAATGAATTCCATGTGCTGGAGCTAAACAGTACACCGAGTAGTTCAAACAATCACATGACACAAGACCAAAACGAGTCAGATCCTGCTGAAGATCCGGATGATTTTGAACCATCTGCTGCATCTGTCAAAGAAAAGAGGAATTTCTTTGAAGAAGCACAGAAAGCTGAAAGGAATAAGGTTTATGTGCGTAAAGAACCCATCACTATAACAGAGCGATTGGGCCCTGAGATAGAGCTATGTGAAGATGACAGTAAGAACAAAGAAAAAGATGAACCTCTCAGGGAAGACTTGTCTGGTCTTGTAAACAAATTTGAATTCCCAGAGGAGAAACTCGCTGAGCGTGTTCACGGCGGCACCGAGAGCGCAGATTGTGATGAGGAAAGAACAAACATCCTACAAAAGGAAAAGCCGTCTTTTAACATTCAGGCTCTTAAAGATGTTTTTAAATTGGGTGAGCAAATATCTTCATTCAAAGTGGAGGAAAAGGATCAGGAGGAGTTTTTATCGAGTCTGAGTGAAACAGCAGCAGACACTTCAAAGCCGGAAAGTCCAGGTGAGTCAAAAAGAGGCTCAAGGCAGAGCACCCCTCTCCCGTTTCAGAAAAACAAGGCAGAAACTGTTCCTGCACCGCCAGGCCCCTTCTCCGAAACCAAAACCATCACAGAGCATTTCTCAAATGTTGATGAATTTGGTAACAAGGTCACCGGAACACTGACTGCTTTCACTCAACACTCTGAAAGCATCTCAACCCAGCAAGTCCCATTTTCTTATGCCGATGTGGTGAAAAGAAAAGCTGCCAAGGGAACAGAAACGTATGATGAAGACGCTACTGAACAGTTACTGAGAAATTTCCACAAAACATGGACAGAAAGCGAGGTGGTTTTCAAGAATCTTGGGTACACGGTGTCAGAGGAGGCAACGTCACAAGCTGAGTCACGTCAGATGGAGAAGGCCTCCTCGG GCTCGAGTCCCGAAGTGGGAGCTTTGCACTATGTGCCGGAGGAGAGCTTATCCGATGGATGCTGTGATAGTAGACAAAAAAAAGTACCATAA